The Miscanthus floridulus cultivar M001 unplaced genomic scaffold, ASM1932011v1 fs_373_6_7, whole genome shotgun sequence genome has a segment encoding these proteins:
- the LOC136531573 gene encoding receptor homology region, transmembrane domain- and RING domain-containing protein 2-like gives MASPRGRASFPLCFFLMICLKAQLGASNVVLMANNTTLSFDDVEATFTPAVKGSGVNGVLYAVEPMDACSPLRTKAIEGSVSPFALVIRGGCQFDDKVRNAQNAGFKAAIIYDNEDNGVLVSMAGSSSGVHIYAVFISKASGEELKKYSGQTDAELWIIPTYENSVWSIMAISFISLLAMSAILAACFFVRHQIRRDRARLPQAREFHGMSSQLVKAMPSLIFTKVQEDNCTSATCAICLEDYSVGEKLRVLPCRHKFHAACVDLWLTSWRTFCPVCKRDANAGTSNPPVSESTPLLSSSSIPLPESTALSSFRSTVAASPPRPSSRHPSSRSISRNYSISGSSIPRTPNPRFYANSSPICTSGSNLDLANMSSSWSRTSHLASAHSLCGGHLSPPIDIRNTSPHISRSAYGSPSRYIGSSHMSHGSPSYYLGSSGQQNPYLRHCMLSGPSLFTMVPQSPQHNQWQHGGDSETNLSAAASTQSFRQLYLQHCPDSDTSSQSLPGC, from the exons ATGGCATCTCCAAGAGGAAGGGCATcatttcccctttgtttttttcTGATGATTTGCCTCAAGGCACAGCTGGGAGCTTCCAATGTTGTACTCATGGCAAACAACACTACCTTGTCGTTCGATGATGTGGAGGCAACTTTTA CTCCAGCAGTGAAAGGTTCAGGTGTAAATGGTGTCCTTTATGCTGTGGAACCTATGGATGCATGCAGTCCATTGAGAACAAAAGCTATCGAAGGCTCTGTCTCACCATTTGCGTTGGTTATAAGAGGCGGATGCCAATTCGACGACAAAGTTAGAAATGCACAGAATGCTGGATTCAAGGCTGCTATAATATATGATAATGAAGACAACGGCGTCCTTGTTTCAA TGGCTGGAAGCTCGTCTGGAGTCCACATATATGCGGTGTTCATCTCTAAGGCATCGGGAGAGGAGTTGAAGAAATATTCAGGTCAAACTGATGCAGAGTTGTGGATAATACCAACATATGAGAACTCAGTTTGGTCAATCATGGCAATTTCATTCATATCACTGCTTGCTATGTCTGCTATCCTAGCTGCTTGTTTCTTTGTGAGGCACCAAATAAGACGGGACAGGGCTCGACTTCCCCAAGCCCGGGAGTTCCACGGAATGAGCAGTCAATTAGTAAAAGCAATGCCAAGTCTTATTTTCACAAAAGTGCAAGAAGACAACTGTACATCAGCAACATGCGCCATTTGCTTGGAAGACTACAGTGTTGGAGAAAAGCTAAGAGTTCTACCTTGTCGCCACA AGTTCCATGCAGCTTGTGTAGACCTATGGCTCACCTCCTGGAGAACATTCTGCCCTGTATGCAAGCGGGACGCAAATGCTGGAACATCAAACCCTCCTGTATCAGAGTCTACCCCTTTGCTTTCATCATCATCCATTCCCTTACCAGAATCAACTGCTTTGTCTTCCTTCCGGTCTACAGTAGCAGCATCTCCCCCCAGGCCAAGCAGCCGGCATCCTTCATCACGGTCCATATCCCGCAATTACTCCATTTCGGGTTCCAGTATCCCTCGCACCCCTAACCCTAGGTTTTATGCAAACTCATCTCCTATCTGCACAAGCGGAAGCAATTTGGACCTTGCAAATATGTCATCCTCATGGTCTCGCACTTCGCACCTTGCATCTGCTCACTCTTTGTGCGGAGGCCACTTGTCCCCACCGATTGACATCAGGAATACCTCACCACACATCTCCCGTTCAGCCTATGGATCTCCCAGTCGTTACATAGGCTCATCACACATGTCCCATGGATCTCCGAGTTACTACCTTGGATCTTCAGGGCAGCAGAATCCTTACCTGAGGCACTGCATGTTGTCAGGCCCGAGCCTGTTCACCATGGTGCCCCAGTCACCGCAACACAACCAGTGGCAGCACGGCGGAGACTCGGAAACAAATCTGTCAGCTGCTGCTTCAACTCAGTCATTCCGTCAGCTCTACCTGCAGCATTGTCCTGATTCTGACACGTCATCTCAGTCGCTTCCGGGGTGCTGA